In Streptomyces sp. NBC_00091, the following proteins share a genomic window:
- a CDS encoding sugar phosphate isomerase/epimerase, with protein MAEPLRIPTTRTPKVALSTASVYPESTATAFEIAARLGYDGVEVMVWTDPVSQDIDALRRLSDHHQVPILAVHAPCLLITQRVWSTDPWTKLQRAQAAAEKLGASTVVVHPPFRWQRQYARDFVSGIWRMADETDVRFAVENMYPWRYRDREMLAYAPEWDVTKDDYRHFTVDLSHTATARTDAAAMVDRMGDRLAHVHLADGNGSAKDEHLVPGRGTQPCAELLAGLARSTFDGHVVIEVNTRRAMSSAEREADLAEALAFTRLHLAKPVGSR; from the coding sequence GTGGCAGAACCGCTCCGCATCCCGACCACCCGAACCCCGAAGGTCGCCCTGTCCACCGCCTCCGTCTACCCGGAGTCCACGGCGACCGCCTTCGAGATCGCCGCCCGCCTCGGCTACGACGGCGTCGAGGTCATGGTCTGGACGGACCCGGTGAGCCAGGACATCGACGCGCTGCGCCGGCTGTCGGACCACCACCAGGTGCCGATCCTGGCCGTGCACGCGCCCTGCCTGCTCATCACCCAGCGCGTGTGGTCCACCGACCCCTGGACCAAGCTCCAGCGGGCCCAGGCCGCCGCCGAGAAGCTGGGGGCCTCCACGGTCGTCGTGCACCCGCCCTTCCGCTGGCAGCGGCAGTACGCGCGCGACTTCGTCAGCGGGATCTGGCGGATGGCCGACGAGACGGACGTGCGGTTCGCCGTCGAGAACATGTACCCGTGGCGCTACCGGGACCGCGAGATGCTCGCCTACGCGCCCGAGTGGGATGTCACGAAGGACGACTACCGGCACTTCACCGTCGACCTGTCGCACACCGCGACCGCGCGGACCGACGCCGCCGCCATGGTCGACCGGATGGGGGACCGGCTGGCCCACGTACACCTCGCCGACGGGAACGGTTCGGCGAAGGACGAGCACCTGGTCCCCGGGCGCGGTACGCAGCCCTGCGCCGAGCTGCTGGCAGGGCTGGCCCGCAGCACCTTCGACGGGCACGTGGTGATCGAGGTCAACACGCGGCGGGCCATGTCCTCCGCCGAGCGCGAGGCCGACCTGGCCGAGGCCCTGGCCTTCACCCGCCTCCACCTCGCGAAGCCGGTCGGAAGCCGATGA
- a CDS encoding TetR family transcriptional regulator, whose product MTDPAEPVEPAEPVKRRRGPGRPRQDEADDGPGTQERIRLAAREVFAERGYDKTSVRGIAKVAGVDPALVHHYFGSKDDLFAAAIEVSMEPALVVPAILGEGPEGIGERLARYFLGVWENPVTRVPLLAIIRSALTHEAAAKVLRGLVLRRVLERVAADLDVPDPTFRAELAASHMIGIALLRYVVQVEPLASADPEDIVALVAPTLQRYLTEE is encoded by the coding sequence ATGACGGATCCCGCCGAGCCCGTCGAGCCCGCCGAGCCCGTGAAGCGGCGGCGTGGTCCCGGGCGGCCCCGCCAGGACGAGGCCGACGACGGCCCCGGCACCCAGGAGCGCATCCGCCTCGCCGCCCGCGAGGTGTTCGCGGAGCGCGGGTACGACAAGACCTCCGTACGCGGCATCGCGAAGGTGGCCGGCGTGGACCCGGCCCTGGTGCACCACTACTTCGGCAGCAAGGACGACCTCTTCGCCGCCGCCATCGAGGTGAGCATGGAGCCCGCCCTGGTGGTTCCGGCCATCCTGGGCGAGGGGCCCGAGGGGATCGGGGAGCGCCTCGCCCGGTACTTCCTGGGGGTGTGGGAGAACCCGGTGACCCGGGTGCCGCTGCTCGCGATCATCCGGTCGGCGCTGACGCACGAGGCCGCCGCGAAGGTCCTGCGCGGCCTGGTCCTGCGCCGGGTCCTGGAGCGGGTCGCGGCCGATCTGGACGTCCCCGACCCCACCTTCCGGGCCGAACTCGCCGCCTCGCACATGATCGGGATCGCGCTACTGCGGTACGTCGTCCAGGTCGAGCCCCTCGCGTCCGCGGACCCGGAGGACATCGTGGCCCTGGTGGCCCCGACCCTCCAGCGCTACCTGACCGAGGAGTGA
- the ilvD gene encoding dihydroxy-acid dehydratase encodes MPELRSRTVTHGRNMAGARALMRASGVASEDIGKPIIAVANSFTEFVPGHTHLAPVGRIVSDAIRAAGAIPREFNTIAVDDGIAMGHAGMLYSLPSRDLIADSVEYMVEAHCADALICISNCDKITPGMLMAAMRLNIPVVFVSGGPMEAGQATLVDGTVRKLDLIDAMVDAANENISDADVLRIEENACPTCGSCSGMFTANSMNCLAEAIGLALPGNGSVLATHTARRALYEDAGRTVVEITKRHYEQDDYSVLPRNIATRQAFENAMALDIAMGGSTNTILHLLAAAQEAGLDYDLKDIDEVSRRVPCLSKVAPNVAPGGTYYMEDIHRAGGIPAILGELHRGGLLNKDVTSVHSDNLEDWLAKWDARSGTATETAMELWHAAPGCKRSATAFSQSERWETLDLDAEGGCIRSVEHAYSKDGGLAVLKGNLAVDGCVVKTAGVDESIWTFEGPAVVCESQDEAVDKILRKEIKAGDVVVIRYEGPRGGPGMQEMLYPTSFLKGRGLGKVCALVTDGRFSGGTSGLSIGHASPEAASGGNIAVVEDGDRIRIDIPNRSIELLVSDEVLAARHEALGGVYAPKDRERKVSAALRAYAAMATSADKGAVRDVSKLG; translated from the coding sequence ATGCCCGAGCTGAGGTCCCGCACCGTCACCCACGGCCGCAACATGGCAGGCGCTCGTGCGCTGATGCGCGCGTCGGGCGTAGCGAGCGAGGACATCGGCAAGCCGATCATCGCGGTAGCCAACTCCTTCACCGAGTTCGTCCCCGGCCACACCCACCTGGCCCCGGTCGGCCGCATCGTCTCCGACGCCATCCGCGCCGCCGGCGCGATCCCGCGCGAGTTCAACACCATCGCCGTCGACGACGGCATCGCGATGGGCCACGCGGGCATGCTGTACTCCCTGCCCTCCCGCGACCTCATCGCGGACAGCGTCGAGTACATGGTCGAGGCCCACTGCGCCGACGCCCTGATCTGCATCTCCAACTGCGACAAGATCACTCCTGGCATGCTGATGGCCGCGATGCGCCTCAACATCCCGGTCGTGTTCGTGTCCGGCGGTCCGATGGAGGCCGGTCAGGCGACGCTCGTCGACGGCACCGTCCGCAAGCTCGACCTGATCGACGCCATGGTCGACGCGGCGAACGAGAACATCTCCGACGCGGACGTGCTCCGCATCGAGGAGAACGCCTGCCCCACCTGCGGCAGCTGTTCCGGCATGTTCACCGCCAACTCGATGAACTGCCTCGCCGAGGCCATCGGCCTGGCCCTGCCCGGCAACGGCTCGGTCCTCGCCACGCACACCGCCCGCCGCGCCCTCTACGAGGACGCCGGCCGCACGGTCGTCGAGATCACCAAGCGCCACTACGAGCAGGACGACTACTCGGTCCTGCCGCGCAACATCGCCACCCGCCAGGCCTTCGAGAACGCCATGGCCCTCGACATCGCCATGGGCGGCTCGACCAACACGATCCTGCACCTCCTGGCCGCCGCGCAGGAGGCGGGCCTGGACTACGACCTCAAGGACATCGACGAGGTCTCGCGCCGCGTCCCGTGCCTGTCCAAGGTCGCGCCGAACGTGGCGCCCGGCGGCACGTACTACATGGAGGACATCCACCGCGCCGGCGGCATCCCCGCCATCCTCGGCGAGCTCCACCGCGGCGGGCTCCTCAACAAGGACGTCACCTCCGTCCACTCGGACAACCTGGAGGACTGGCTGGCGAAGTGGGACGCCCGCTCCGGCACGGCGACCGAGACGGCCATGGAGCTGTGGCACGCGGCCCCCGGCTGCAAGCGCTCCGCCACCGCCTTCTCCCAGTCCGAGCGCTGGGAGACCCTCGACCTCGACGCCGAGGGCGGCTGCATCCGCTCCGTGGAGCACGCGTACTCCAAGGACGGCGGCCTCGCCGTCCTGAAGGGCAACCTCGCCGTCGACGGCTGCGTGGTCAAGACCGCCGGTGTCGACGAGTCGATCTGGACCTTCGAGGGCCCGGCCGTCGTCTGCGAGTCGCAGGACGAGGCCGTCGACAAGATCCTGCGCAAGGAGATCAAGGCGGGCGACGTCGTCGTCATCCGCTACGAGGGCCCGCGCGGCGGCCCCGGCATGCAGGAGATGCTCTACCCGACCTCCTTCCTCAAGGGCCGCGGCCTCGGCAAGGTCTGCGCCCTGGTGACGGACGGCCGCTTCTCCGGCGGCACCTCGGGCCTGTCCATCGGCCACGCCTCCCCGGAGGCGGCCTCGGGCGGCAACATCGCGGTCGTCGAGGACGGCGACCGGATCCGGATCGACATCCCGAACCGCTCGATCGAGCTGCTGGTCTCCGACGAGGTCCTGGCCGCCCGCCACGAGGCCCTGGGCGGCGTCTACGCCCCGAAGGACCGCGAGCGCAAGGTCTCCGCGGCCCTGCGCGCCTACGCGGCGATGGCCACCAGCGCCGACAAGGGCGCGGTCCGCGACGTCTCGAAGCTGGGCTGA
- a CDS encoding PQQ-binding-like beta-propeller repeat protein gives MQSLRADYAGFPEYAGQYRLESVLGSGGMGVVHLATSSSGLKLAVKVVHAQHAVDPEFRARFRQEVAAARRVSGAFTAPVVDADPDAERPWMATLFIDAPTLSERVRERVLDPVELTRLAAGLAEALRDIHRAGVVHRDLKPSNVLMAPDGVRVIDFGISRPADSDLRTETGKLIGTPPFMAPEQFQRPREVGTAADVFALGAVLVHAATGRGPFDSDSHYLVAYQVVHSEPDLTGLPARLVPIVARCLAKDPAERPTAEALIAEMRAVAYPTSEDTQAFIPQPRRPAEEEEVTHHRQRIATDQSPPRRRRRPTLLAAGLGVLLAAGAVGGYLRWGPATEAPKQPVVHASGKPGRGFSPWSASAGAPQVSCSVGAGSLYCSGRGLAATRLDPADGSTAWTVRANTPSQGMTTSSAPLHAGGLILVVAPGSERLQALDPGTGAERWQRKLPGGTRVVTAGSYALTVAPNGNVTALDGASGAQRWTQKIGDNGSVWWGGPGASGAPVLYVATAALDGGSTQLAEVDPATGAVRWQTRATGKLRPVGVAHGTVHLLDTDSGAKAGGITRVDVASRTIRRVQLPAPLFDAEATVGPDGTVYAFGGGGALVAVGAERELWRLETGAASGSAPVVSDGRVHLMTADGRLLAVDAAAGRLVGQTKPRMAAQGTFSATLPAPVVADGRVYASAPDGTVFAVEARNPAGW, from the coding sequence GTGCAGTCGCTGCGCGCGGACTACGCCGGGTTTCCGGAATACGCCGGGCAGTACCGGCTCGAATCCGTGCTCGGCTCCGGCGGCATGGGCGTCGTCCACCTGGCCACTTCCAGCTCCGGACTGAAGCTCGCCGTCAAGGTCGTACACGCCCAGCACGCGGTGGATCCGGAGTTCCGGGCCCGGTTCCGGCAGGAGGTCGCAGCCGCGCGGAGGGTGAGCGGTGCCTTCACCGCGCCCGTCGTGGACGCCGACCCGGATGCCGAACGGCCGTGGATGGCCACCTTGTTCATCGACGCCCCGACGCTGTCCGAGCGGGTACGCGAGCGCGTGCTCGACCCCGTCGAGCTGACCCGGCTCGCCGCCGGGCTGGCCGAGGCCCTGCGGGACATCCACCGCGCCGGGGTGGTGCACCGGGACCTGAAACCGAGCAACGTGCTGATGGCTCCGGACGGGGTGCGGGTCATCGACTTCGGCATCTCGCGCCCGGCCGACAGCGACCTGCGCACCGAGACCGGCAAGCTGATCGGGACCCCGCCGTTCATGGCGCCGGAGCAGTTCCAGCGGCCGAGGGAGGTTGGGACGGCCGCGGACGTGTTCGCGCTGGGTGCGGTGCTGGTGCACGCGGCGACCGGGCGCGGCCCCTTCGACTCCGACAGCCACTACCTCGTGGCGTACCAGGTCGTGCACAGCGAGCCCGACCTGACGGGGCTGCCCGCCCGGCTCGTGCCCATCGTGGCGCGCTGCCTGGCGAAGGATCCGGCGGAGCGGCCGACCGCCGAGGCGCTGATCGCGGAGATGCGCGCCGTCGCGTACCCGACCTCCGAGGACACCCAGGCGTTCATACCGCAGCCGCGCAGGCCCGCGGAGGAAGAGGAGGTCACCCACCATCGGCAGCGGATCGCGACGGACCAGTCGCCTCCGCGCCGCCGACGGAGGCCGACGCTGCTGGCGGCCGGGCTCGGGGTCCTGCTCGCGGCGGGGGCAGTCGGCGGCTACCTGCGGTGGGGGCCCGCTACAGAGGCGCCGAAGCAGCCGGTCGTCCATGCCTCGGGCAAGCCGGGCAGGGGCTTCTCCCCGTGGTCGGCGTCAGCGGGCGCACCCCAGGTCTCCTGCTCGGTGGGCGCCGGCAGCCTGTACTGCTCGGGGCGAGGCCTGGCTGCCACCCGGCTCGATCCCGCGGACGGCTCGACGGCGTGGACGGTCCGCGCGAACACCCCGAGCCAGGGCATGACCACCAGCAGTGCCCCTCTCCACGCGGGTGGGCTGATCCTCGTGGTGGCGCCCGGCAGCGAACGGCTCCAGGCACTGGACCCCGGCACGGGCGCGGAACGCTGGCAGCGGAAGCTGCCCGGCGGCACGCGCGTGGTGACCGCAGGCTCGTACGCGCTCACCGTGGCCCCGAACGGGAACGTCACCGCCCTCGACGGTGCGAGCGGCGCCCAGCGCTGGACGCAGAAGATCGGTGACAACGGGTCCGTGTGGTGGGGCGGCCCCGGAGCATCGGGCGCGCCCGTGCTCTACGTGGCGACCGCAGCCCTTGACGGCGGGTCGACGCAGCTCGCGGAGGTCGATCCGGCGACGGGCGCGGTGCGCTGGCAGACGCGGGCCACGGGGAAGCTCCGGCCCGTCGGAGTGGCGCACGGGACGGTACATCTGCTGGACACCGACTCGGGGGCCAAGGCGGGCGGCATCACGAGGGTGGACGTGGCGAGCCGGACGATCCGCCGGGTCCAGCTGCCCGCGCCACTGTTCGATGCGGAGGCGACCGTGGGCCCGGACGGGACCGTCTACGCCTTCGGCGGCGGTGGCGCGCTCGTGGCGGTCGGCGCGGAGCGGGAGCTCTGGCGCCTGGAGACCGGGGCGGCCAGCGGCTCCGCGCCCGTTGTCTCGGACGGACGGGTCCATCTGATGACGGCGGACGGGCGGCTGCTGGCCGTCGACGCGGCTGCGGGGCGGCTCGTGGGCCAGACCAAGCCGCGCATGGCCGCGCAGGGCACCTTCAGTGCCACCCTCCCCGCCCCCGTCGTCGCCGACGGCCGGGTCTACGCGTCGGCGCCCGACGGGACGGTGTTCGCCGTGGAGGCACGGAACCCCGCCGGGTGGTGA
- a CDS encoding peptidase, with protein sequence MSVENDSSQAQSLAAADAGFQSYPTAPGYRVNVRSGPGTSYAIIDAVPVGGYVTIRCQCPGTTVSGPYGTTDLWDCIGNGRFVSDAYVQTGADGYVAGRCG encoded by the coding sequence ATGTCCGTCGAGAACGATTCCAGCCAGGCACAGAGCCTCGCCGCCGCTGACGCGGGCTTCCAGTCGTACCCGACCGCGCCCGGCTACCGGGTGAACGTCCGCAGCGGTCCGGGCACGAGCTACGCGATCATCGACGCCGTGCCCGTCGGCGGCTACGTTACGATCCGCTGCCAGTGCCCCGGCACCACCGTCTCGGGCCCGTACGGCACCACGGACCTGTGGGACTGCATCGGCAACGGCCGCTTCGTCTCCGACGCCTACGTCCAGACCGGCGCCGACGGCTACGTGGCCGGCCGCTGCGGCTAG
- a CDS encoding ABC transporter ATP-binding protein, with protein sequence MMNNHPEAPPPAIHAHALTVRRGTGRHPRTVLDSLGFTVPRGRITGLLGPSGCGKSTLMRAVVGTQAHVTGTLDVLGHPAGHPGLRSRIGYVTQAPSVYDDLTVRQNLDYFAAILDPGRAAADRRAQSVRQAITDVDLTTHATALAGNLSGGQRSRVSLAVALLGTPELLVLDEPTVGLDPVLRRDLWNLFHQITRTRDATILVSSHVMDEAERCHDLLLMREGRILAQDTPEALRTRTDSATVEEGFLRLVDEANALAAQEATP encoded by the coding sequence ATGATGAATAACCACCCCGAGGCGCCCCCTCCCGCCATCCACGCCCACGCCCTCACCGTCCGCCGCGGCACCGGCCGCCACCCCCGCACCGTCCTCGACTCCCTCGGCTTCACCGTCCCCCGCGGCCGCATCACCGGCCTCCTCGGCCCCTCCGGCTGCGGCAAGTCCACCCTCATGCGGGCCGTCGTCGGCACCCAGGCCCACGTCACCGGCACCCTCGACGTCCTCGGCCACCCCGCCGGCCACCCCGGCCTCCGCTCCCGCATCGGCTACGTCACCCAGGCGCCCTCCGTCTACGACGACCTCACCGTCCGGCAGAACCTCGACTACTTCGCCGCGATCCTCGACCCCGGCCGCGCCGCCGCCGACCGCCGCGCGCAGTCCGTACGACAGGCCATCACCGACGTCGACCTCACCACCCACGCCACCGCCCTCGCCGGCAACCTCTCCGGCGGCCAGCGCAGCCGCGTCTCCCTCGCCGTCGCCCTCCTCGGCACCCCCGAGCTGCTCGTCCTCGACGAACCCACCGTCGGCCTCGACCCCGTCCTGCGCCGCGACCTGTGGAACCTCTTCCACCAGATCACCCGCACCCGCGACGCCACGATCCTCGTCTCCTCCCACGTCATGGACGAGGCCGAGCGCTGCCACGACCTGCTCCTCATGCGCGAAGGCCGCATCCTCGCCCAGGACACCCCCGAAGCCCTGCGCACCCGCACCGACTCCGCCACCGTCGAGGAGGGCTTCCTCCGCCTCGTCGACGAGGCCAACGCCCTCGCCGCCCAGGAGGCGACCCCGTGA
- a CDS encoding ABC transporter permease: protein MNSARTLATAARVLRQLRHDPRSIALMLLVPVLMLTLLRYVFDGSPRTFDSIGASLLGIFPLITMFLVTSIATLRERTSGTLERLLSMPLAKGDLIAGYALAFGAVAVVQSLLATGLALWLLGLDVVGSPWLLLLVALLDALLGTALGLFVSAFAASEFQAVQFMPAVIFPQLLLCGLFAPRDTMQPALEALSNVLPMSYAVDGMTQVLTHTDMTADFVRDAVIVAACALLVLALGAATLRRRTP from the coding sequence GTGAACAGTGCCCGCACCCTCGCCACCGCCGCCCGCGTCCTGCGCCAGCTCCGCCACGACCCGCGCTCCATCGCCCTGATGCTGCTGGTCCCCGTACTGATGCTCACCCTGCTGCGCTACGTCTTCGACGGCAGCCCCCGCACCTTCGACAGCATCGGCGCGTCCCTCCTCGGGATCTTCCCCCTCATCACGATGTTCCTGGTGACCTCCATCGCCACCCTGCGCGAACGCACCTCCGGCACCCTCGAACGCCTCCTCTCCATGCCGCTCGCCAAGGGCGACCTCATCGCCGGCTACGCCCTCGCCTTCGGCGCCGTCGCCGTCGTTCAGTCCCTCCTCGCCACCGGCCTCGCCCTCTGGCTCCTCGGCCTCGACGTCGTCGGCTCCCCCTGGCTGCTCCTCCTCGTCGCCCTCCTCGACGCCCTCCTCGGCACCGCCCTCGGCCTCTTCGTCTCCGCCTTCGCCGCGTCCGAGTTCCAGGCCGTCCAGTTCATGCCGGCCGTGATCTTCCCGCAGCTGCTCCTGTGCGGCCTCTTCGCCCCGCGCGACACCATGCAGCCCGCCCTCGAGGCCCTCTCGAACGTCCTGCCCATGTCCTACGCCGTCGACGGCATGACCCAGGTCCTCACCCACACCGACATGACCGCCGACTTCGTCCGCGACGCCGTCATCGTCGCCGCCTGCGCCCTCCTCGTCCTCGCCCTCGGCGCCGCCACCCTCCGCCGCAGGACCCCGTAA
- the proC gene encoding pyrroline-5-carboxylate reductase: MTQTVAVLGTGKIGEALLSGMIRGGWPAAKLLVTARRPERAEELHTRYGVEAVSNAEAAKRADTLILTVKPQDMGKLLEELAPHVPADRLVISGAAGIPTSFFEERLAPGTPVVRVMTNTPALVDEAMSVISAGSHATAEHLAHAEEIFGGVGKTLRVPESQQDAATALSGSGPAYFYYLVEAMTDAGILLGLPRAQAHDLIVQAAIGAAVMLRDSGEHPVKLREAVTSPAGTTINAIVELEKHGVRAALIAALEAARDRSRELATGNS; encoded by the coding sequence ATGACCCAGACAGTCGCAGTCCTCGGTACCGGCAAGATCGGCGAGGCCCTGCTCAGCGGGATGATCCGCGGCGGCTGGCCGGCCGCCAAGCTGCTCGTCACCGCCCGCCGCCCCGAGCGGGCCGAAGAGCTCCACACCCGCTACGGGGTCGAGGCCGTCAGCAACGCCGAGGCCGCCAAGCGCGCCGACACCCTCATCCTCACCGTCAAGCCGCAGGACATGGGCAAGCTCCTCGAAGAGCTCGCCCCGCACGTCCCCGCCGACCGCCTGGTCATCAGCGGCGCCGCCGGCATCCCCACCTCCTTCTTCGAGGAACGGCTCGCCCCCGGCACCCCCGTCGTCCGCGTCATGACGAACACCCCCGCCCTCGTCGACGAGGCCATGTCCGTCATCTCGGCCGGCAGCCACGCCACCGCCGAGCACCTCGCGCACGCCGAGGAGATCTTCGGCGGCGTCGGCAAGACCCTGCGCGTCCCCGAGTCCCAGCAGGACGCGGCCACCGCCCTCTCCGGCTCCGGACCCGCCTACTTCTACTACCTCGTCGAGGCCATGACCGACGCCGGCATCCTCCTCGGACTGCCCCGCGCCCAGGCCCACGACCTCATCGTCCAGGCCGCCATCGGCGCCGCCGTCATGCTCCGCGACAGCGGCGAACACCCGGTCAAGCTCCGCGAGGCCGTCACCTCCCCGGCCGGTACGACGATCAACGCCATCGTCGAACTGGAGAAGCACGGAGTACGAGCGGCCCTCATCGCCGCCCTCGAAGCGGCCCGCGACCGCAGCCGCGAACTCGCCACCGGCAACAGCTGA
- the trpS gene encoding tryptophan--tRNA ligase codes for MTRIFSGIKPTGHLTLGNYLGAVRQWVAADQAQDDALFCVVDLHALTVEHDPARVRRLSRQAATLLLAAGLDPQRCTLFVQSHVDEHTRLAYLLECTASDGELRRMIQYREKAAKAQGAGDGVRLSLLTYPVLMAADILAYRADEVPVGEDQRQHVELTRDLAVRFNQRYGPTFTVPRATHPAVAARVMDLQDPTSKMGKSHESGAGIVYLLDEPGVVTKKVMRAVTDSGDGGVVYDRAARPGVANLLDILAACTGGEPAVLAEGYGQYGPLKRDVADAVVELLRPLRERHAELAADPAEVDRVLREGAGRARAMARPVVDRAYEAIGLLVP; via the coding sequence ATGACGAGGATCTTCAGCGGGATCAAGCCGACCGGGCACCTGACGCTGGGGAACTACCTGGGGGCCGTGCGGCAGTGGGTTGCCGCCGACCAGGCGCAGGACGACGCGCTGTTCTGCGTCGTGGACCTGCACGCGCTGACCGTGGAGCACGACCCGGCGCGGGTACGGAGGCTCAGCCGGCAGGCCGCGACGCTGTTGCTCGCCGCCGGGCTGGATCCGCAGCGGTGCACGCTCTTCGTCCAGAGCCACGTCGACGAGCACACGCGGCTGGCCTACCTGCTGGAGTGCACCGCGAGCGACGGTGAGCTGCGGCGGATGATCCAGTACCGGGAGAAGGCGGCGAAGGCGCAGGGCGCGGGGGATGGCGTACGGCTGTCGTTGCTCACCTATCCCGTGCTGATGGCGGCCGACATCCTGGCGTACCGGGCGGACGAGGTGCCGGTGGGTGAGGACCAGCGGCAGCACGTGGAGCTGACCCGGGACCTGGCGGTGCGGTTCAACCAGCGGTACGGGCCGACCTTCACCGTGCCCCGGGCGACGCATCCGGCGGTGGCCGCTCGGGTCATGGACCTTCAGGATCCGACGTCGAAGATGGGGAAGTCGCACGAGAGCGGCGCCGGGATCGTCTACCTGCTGGACGAGCCGGGGGTGGTCACCAAGAAGGTGATGCGGGCCGTGACCGACAGCGGGGACGGCGGGGTGGTCTACGACCGGGCGGCGCGGCCGGGGGTGGCGAACCTGCTGGACATCCTGGCGGCCTGTACGGGCGGGGAGCCGGCGGTGCTGGCCGAGGGGTACGGCCAGTACGGGCCGCTGAAGCGGGACGTCGCCGACGCGGTGGTGGAGCTGCTGCGGCCGTTGCGGGAGCGGCACGCGGAGCTGGCGGCCGATCCGGCGGAGGTGGACCGGGTGTTGCGGGAGGGTGCCGGGCGGGCTCGGGCCATGGCGCGGCCGGTGGTGGACCGGGCGTACGAGGCGATCGGGCTGCTGGTGCCGTGA
- a CDS encoding HAD family phosphatase, whose amino-acid sequence MGYELVIFDNDGVLVDSEPLANTILSAYLTELGHPTTYEDSLRDYMGSAVHRVHDLVLERTGQRLPEDFGRVLNERLFAAFERELRPVPGVTEVLGELSAHGVPYCLASSSSHERIRVGHRACGMGEWFEEEWIFSAEDVGRGKPAPDLFLHAADMMGVAPSRCVVVEDSRLGVEAARAAGMDVFAYTAMTPAADLPGATAYFGEMKELPALLGFGV is encoded by the coding sequence ATGGGCTATGAGCTGGTCATCTTCGACAACGACGGCGTCCTCGTGGACAGCGAGCCGCTCGCCAACACGATCCTCTCCGCGTACCTGACGGAGCTGGGGCACCCCACCACGTACGAGGACTCCCTGCGGGACTACATGGGGTCGGCCGTGCACCGGGTGCACGACCTGGTCCTGGAGCGGACCGGGCAGCGGCTGCCCGAGGACTTCGGGCGTGTGCTGAACGAGCGGCTCTTCGCCGCCTTCGAGCGGGAGCTGCGGCCCGTGCCCGGGGTGACCGAGGTGCTGGGGGAGCTGTCCGCGCACGGGGTGCCCTACTGTCTGGCCTCCTCCAGCAGCCACGAGCGGATCCGGGTGGGGCACCGGGCCTGCGGGATGGGGGAGTGGTTCGAGGAGGAATGGATCTTCAGCGCCGAGGACGTGGGGCGGGGCAAGCCGGCTCCGGACCTGTTCCTGCACGCCGCCGACATGATGGGGGTCGCGCCCTCGCGGTGCGTCGTGGTCGAGGACAGCCGGCTGGGGGTGGAGGCCGCACGGGCCGCGGGGATGGACGTCTTCGCGTACACGGCGATGACCCCGGCCGCGGACCTCCCCGGGGCGACCGCGTACTTCGGGGAGATGAAGGAGCTCCCTGCCCTGCTCGGATTTGGTGTGTGA